One genomic region from Argentina anserina chromosome 2, drPotAnse1.1, whole genome shotgun sequence encodes:
- the LOC126783339 gene encoding uncharacterized protein LOC126783339, which produces MHHQAPMSRHNSSSSASFPPCFRPSPTTELHHSPPPPPISGHPNLTTCLYHTDFAIFSLTWSRSFLGGRSLHLNLLHHAFDSPPPSSSSPSFHLNIKPFFFWKRHGSKKLAPNTLIFWDFSRAKFGSGPEPVSAFYVAVVVDGDMTLLLGDLNKEAYSKTRANQVVDQSPQPQALVLKREHVIAKNIYTTKAKLGGRMRDIQIDCGHNDDFSRLSFSVDNKRVLQIKRLKWKFRGNERIEVDGVPLHISWDVYNWLFENDGNDGHAVFMFRFEEDEQDISTQLSVGHWAQQQQFWNFGMNGIEWRKMGKSFSSSSVSMSSAGSCSSSVMEWATMEESDLSAGPTGFSLIVYAWRR; this is translated from the coding sequence TGTCCCGCCacaactcctcctcctctgcttCTTTCCCTCCTTGCTTCCGCCCCTCCCCAACCACCGAACTCCACCACTCTCCGCCTCCTCCCCCAATCTCCGGCCACCCCAACCTCACCACCTGCCTCTACCACACCGACTTCGCCATCTTCTCCCTCACCTGGTCCCGCTCCTTCCTCGGCGGCCGCTCCCTCCACCTCAACCTCCTCCACCATGCCTTCGACTCTCCCCCACCGTCTTCCTCCTCCCCTTCTTTCCACCTCAACATCAAGCCCTTCTTCTTCTGGAAGCGCCATGGCTCCAAGAAGCTCGCCCCCAACACCCTCATTTTCTGGGACTTCTCCAGAGCCAAGTTCGGCTCCGGACCTGAACCCGTCTCCGCCTTCTACGTCGCTGTCGTTGTCGACGGCGACATGACCCTCCTCCTCGGCGACTTGAATAAAGAGGCTTATTCCAAAACCAGAGCCAACCAGGTCGTCGATCAAAGTCCCCAACCGCAGGCTCTAGTTTTGAAAAGAGAGCACGTCATTGCTAAGAACATATACACGACCAAAGCCAAATTAGGCGGCAGAATGAGAGACATCCAAATCGATTGCGGCCACAATGACGACTTCAGTCGGCTCAGCTTCAGCGTCGACAACAAAAGGGTTCTCCAGATTAAGCGATTGAAGTGGAAATTCAGAGGCAATGAGCGGATTGAAGTCGACGGTGTGCCGTTGCATATATCATGGGACGTCTACAATTGGCTTTTCGAGAATGACGGCAATGATGGACATGCGGTGTTCATGTTCAGGTTCGAAGAAGACGAGCAAGACATTAGTACCCAACTGAGCGTGGGGCATTGGGCGCAGCAGCAGCAGTTCTGGAATTTCGGGATGAATGGGATCGAGTGGAGGAAGATGGGCAAGAGCTTTTCTTCTTCGTCGGTTTCAATGTCGTCTGCGGGGTCTTGTAGTTCGTCGGTAATGGAATGGGCTACAATGGAGGAGAGCGACCTCAGTGCCGGTCCTACTGGATTTTCTTTGATCGTTTATGCTTGGAGAAGATGA